Proteins encoded within one genomic window of Pygocentrus nattereri isolate fPygNat1 chromosome 11, fPygNat1.pri, whole genome shotgun sequence:
- the LOC108432724 gene encoding AP-3 complex subunit beta-2 isoform X2: MTAMQKLLQLPVNAVNIVKTVQGVAQGQEEARSPVLTPDSGQQNWYSAVQPEELRHLRTASTTGGGGGEGGGEWGEDRGTLEEGLSSAQTQPLRHDDLKEMLDSNKDSLKLEAMKRIVAMIARGKNASDLFPAVVKNVACKNIEVKKLVYVYLVRYAEEQQDLALLSISTFQRGLKDPNQLIRASALRVLSSIRVTIIVPIMMLAIKEAASDMSPYVRKTAAHAIPKLYSLDPEQKDQLIEVIEKLLADKTTLVAGSVVMAFEEVCPERIDLIHKNYRKLCNLLIDVEEWGQVVIINMLTRYARTQFLNPNINESLLEEGGEKAFYGSDDDDDDDDDDDDEEKKAEAAALAKRKPYVMDPDHRLLLRNTKPLLQSRNAAVVMAVAQLYFHLAPKAEVGVIAKALVRLMRSHSEVQYVVLQNVATMTIKRRGMFEPYLKSFYIRSTDPTQIKILKLEVLTNLANETNISTILREFQTYIKSMDKDFVAATIQAIGRCATNIGEVRDTCLNGLVQLLSNRDELVVAESVVVIKKLLQMQPEQHSDIIKHMAKLTDNIQVPMARASILWLIGEYCEHVPKIAPDVLRKMAKTFTNEEDIVKLQIINLAAKLYLTNSKQTKLLTQYVLNLAKYDQNYDIRDRARFIRQLIVPTDKSGALSKYAKKLFLALKPAPVLESPFKDRDHFQLGSLSHLLNAKAGGYQELPDWPESAPDPSVRNVEVIRLLERVTTLTSVPEWTKCTSRKERKEKKVEKPFYSDSEGESGPTESADSESDSGSGSQSGSEESGSGSESEESEEESESEEEEEEEEDEEEERAKKKKKVDKSKPKKPESAESDQSSGEEQKRIRKGGKDRRSGTESESEDESESESSESESESEEESESDTDIKKKKKTAASKPPPKQTKKESKKETKEMSLLDLDDFEPTPSPQVTPVNSFLSNSLVTDLEGLSLTDTVLAPTTIAPSSSVRLYELLHRITGEGLAVEYCFSRQPFSPDPHMVAVQIQFTNNTTSEAKSLHIEEPKLQSGMRIKEFPEIEVLPAGESVNVVMGIDFCDSTQAANFQLCTHIRKFFVSIQPPVGELMTPAFLTENEFKKEQGQLMGMNEISEKLTLGEKCQSEHVIVERVTSTANLSRVPCGSDKESRFAGKTVSSGSLVLVTVTRKDGAGALLTVNCEKMVIGTMLVKDILQALTQ, from the exons ATGATTGCAAGAGGGAAAAATGCATCTGATCTCTTTCCTGCTGTGGTGAAGAATGTGGCCTGCAAGAACATTGAG GTAAAGAAGCTGGTGTATGTGTATCTAGTGCGCTATGCTGAGGAGCAGCAGGATTTGGCTCTGCTCTCCATCTCTACATTTCAGCGGGGACTCAAG GATCCTAATCAGCTGATTCGTGCGAGCGCTTTGCGTGTTCTCTCCAGTATCAGAGTCACTATCATTGTGCCCATTATGATGTTGGCCATTAAAGAGGCTGCCTCTGATATGTCTCCATATGTCCGCAAGACAGCCGCACATGCCATCCCCAAACTCTACAG CTTGGACCCTGAACAGAAAGACCAGCTTATTGAGGTCATTGAAAAGCTGCTTGCTGATAAAACCACT TTGGTAGCAGGCAGTGTAGTGATGGCATTTGAGGAAGTATGTCCGGAGCGGATTGATCTGATCCATAAGAACTACCGTAAGCTCTGCAATCTGCTGATTGATGTGGAGGAGTGGGGTCAGGTGGTTATCATCAACATGCTCACCCGCTATGCCAGAACCCAGTTTCTCAACCCTAACATTAAT GAGTCACTTTTggaagagggaggagaaaaggctttttatggttctgatgatgatgatgatgatgatgatgatgatgacgatgaagAGAAAAAAGCCGAGGCCGCTGCTCTGGCCAAGAGGAAGCCCTACGTTATGGACCCTGACCACCGACTGCTGCTCAGAAACACCAAACCCTTGCTACAAAGCCGCAATGCTGCG GTGGTGATGGCAGTGGCTCAGCTGTATTTCCATCTCGCTCCAAAAGCAGAGGTCGGCGTCATTGCCAAGGCTCTGGTGAGGCTGATGAGGAGCCACAG CGAAGTTCAGTATGTAGTTCTACAAAACGTTGCTACCATGACCATCAAAAGGAGG GGGATGTTCGAGCCATACTTGAAGAGCTTCTATATCCGGTCCACTGATCCCACACAGATCAAAATACTGAAG CTTGAAGTTTTAACAAATCTggcaaatgaaacaaacataTCAACAATTCTGAGAGAGTTTCAG ACCTATATCAAAAGCATGGATAAGGACTTTGTGGCAGCCACAATCCAGGCCATTGGCCGCTGTGCCACTAACATTGGGGAGGTCAGAGACACCTGCCTCAACGGTCTGGTACAACTCCTTTCAAACAGAGATG AGCTGGTAGTAGCTGAGTCTGTGGTGGTAATTAAGAAGCTCCTGCAGATGCAgccagagcagcacagtgacATCATCAAGCATATGGCCAAGCTCACAGACAACATACAG GTGCCGATGGCGAGAGCCAGCATCCTGTGGCTAATTGGCGAGTACTGTGAACATGTACCTAAAATTGCTCCTGATGTTCTGAGGAAGATGGCAAAGACATTCACCAATGAGGAGGACATTGTCAAGCTGCAGATAATCAACCTGGCTGCCAAACTCTACCTGACCAACTCCAAACAG ACTAAGCTCCTTACACAGTATGTGCTCAACTTGGCGAAATATGACCAGAACTATGACATCAGAGACCGGGCACGGTTCATCCGTCAGCTCATTGTCCCTACCGATAAGAGTGGAGCTCTAAGCAAATATGCCAAGAAACTTTTCCTTGCCCTCAAACCTGCACCTGTGCTGGAGTCTCCGTTTAAAG ACCGAGACCATTTCCAGCTGGGTTCGCTGTCTCACCTGCTGAATGCCAAAGCAGGCGGCTACCAGGAGCTGCCTGACTGGCCCGAGTCGGCACCTGACCCCTCCGTGCGCAACGTGGAG GTTATTAGGCTGCTCGAAAGAGTCACGACTCTAACCAGC GTTCCAGAATGGACTAAATGCACCAGCAGGAAAGAACGAAAGGAGAAGAAGGTAGAAAAGCCTTTCTACTCTGACTCGGAGGGAGAATCTGGACCCACAGAGTCAGCTGACAGTG AGTCGGACTCAGGTAGTGGGTCACAGAGTGGCAGTGAGGAGAGTGGCTCTGGttcagagagtgaagagagtgaGGAGGAATCGGAGtctgaggaggaagaggaagaggaggaagatgaagaggaagagagggcaaagaaaaagaagaaagtagACAAGAGCAAACCTAAGAAACCTGAGAGTGCTGAGAG TGATCAGAGCAGCGGAGAGGAGCAGAAGAGAATCCGAAAAGGAGGGAAGGACCGGAGAAGTGGCACTGAGTCAGAGAGTGAGGATGAGAGCGAGTCTGAGAGCAGTGAGTCCGAGTCAGAGTCTGAGGAAGAGTCCGAGTCAGACACAGACatcaagaagaagaagaag ACAGCTGCATCAAAGCCACCTCCAAAGCAGaccaaaaaagaaagcaagaaagagaccAAGGAAATGTCACTACTAGATCTGGATGACT TTGAGCCTACACCCTCACCTCAAGTGACCCCCGTCAACAGCTTCCTGTCCAACAGTCTGGTGACTGATCTAGAGGGCTTGTCACTGACGGACACGGTACTTGCCCCCACT acTATCGCCCCATCCAGCTCTGTGAGGCTGTATGAGCTGTTGCACCGGATCACGGGCGAGGGTCTAGCAGTGGAATACTGCTTCAGTAGACAGCCCTTTAGTCCTGACCCTCACATGGTGGCTGTGCAGATCCAGTTCACCAACAACACTACTTCTGAGGCAAAGAGCTTGCACATAGAAGAGCCCAAACTGCAGTCTGGCATGAGGATCAAGGAGTTTCCAGAAATTG AGGTGTTACCTGCAGGCGAGTCAGTTAATGTAGTAATGGGCATTGATTTCTGCGACTCCACACAAGCAGCCAACTTCCAGCTTTG CACTCATATCCGGAAGTTCTTTGTGTCGATTCAACCACCAGTGGGGGAACTGATGACGCCTGCCTTTCTGACAGAGAACGAGTTTAAGAAGGAGCAAG GTCAGCTGATGGGAATGAATGAGATCTCAGAGAAGCTAACCCTGGGGGAGAAGTGTCAGAGCGAACATGTCATCGTAGAAAGAGTCACCTCCACGGCTAACCTCAGCAGAGTACCCTGTGGTTCAGATAAAGAAAGCAG gtTTGCTGGGAAAACCGTCAGCAGCGGAAGCCTTGTGCTGGTCACTGTAACAAGGAAGGATGGAGCAGGAGCCCTGCTTACGGTGAACTGTGAAAAGATGGTGATCGGTACGATGCTCGTGAAGGACATCCTCCAAGCTCTGACGCAGTGA
- the LOC108432724 gene encoding AP-3 complex subunit beta-2 isoform X5 — MSTSSAFNDEKGGSSSAGEPEYGHDPASGGIFSSDYKRHDDLKEMLDSNKDSLKLEAMKRIVAMIARGKNASDLFPAVVKNVACKNIEVKKLVYVYLVRYAEEQQDLALLSISTFQRGLKDPNQLIRASALRVLSSIRVTIIVPIMMLAIKEAASDMSPYVRKTAAHAIPKLYSLDPEQKDQLIEVIEKLLADKTTLVAGSVVMAFEEVCPERIDLIHKNYRKLCNLLIDVEEWGQVVIINMLTRYARTQFLNPNINESLLEEGGEKAFYGSDDDDDDDDDDDDEEKKAEAAALAKRKPYVMDPDHRLLLRNTKPLLQSRNAAVVMAVAQLYFHLAPKAEVGVIAKALVRLMRSHSEVQYVVLQNVATMTIKRRGMFEPYLKSFYIRSTDPTQIKILKLEVLTNLANETNISTILREFQTYIKSMDKDFVAATIQAIGRCATNIGEVRDTCLNGLVQLLSNRDELVVAESVVVIKKLLQMQPEQHSDIIKHMAKLTDNIQVPMARASILWLIGEYCEHVPKIAPDVLRKMAKTFTNEEDIVKLQIINLAAKLYLTNSKQTKLLTQYVLNLAKYDQNYDIRDRARFIRQLIVPTDKSGALSKYAKKLFLALKPAPVLESPFKDRDHFQLGSLSHLLNAKAGGYQELPDWPESAPDPSVRNVEVIRLLERVTTLTSVPEWTKCTSRKERKEKKVEKPFYSDSEGESGPTESADSESDSGSGSQSGSEESGSGSESEESEEESESEEEEEEEEDEEEERAKKKKKVDKSKPKKPESAESDQSSGEEQKRIRKGGKDRRSGTESESEDESESESSESESESEEESESDTDIKKKKKTAASKPPPKQTKKESKKETKEMSLLDLDDFEPTPSPQVTPVNSFLSNSLVTDLEGLSLTDTVLAPTTIAPSSSVRLYELLHRITGEGLAVEYCFSRQPFSPDPHMVAVQIQFTNNTTSEAKSLHIEEPKLQSGMRIKEFPEIEVLPAGESVNVVMGIDFCDSTQAANFQLCTHIRKFFVSIQPPVGELMTPAFLTENEFKKEQETLLHGQLMGMNEISEKLTLGEKCQSEHVIVERVTSTANLSRVPCGSDKESRFAGKTVSSGSLVLVTVTRKDGAGALLTVNCEKMVIGTMLVKDILQALTQ; from the exons ATGATTGCAAGAGGGAAAAATGCATCTGATCTCTTTCCTGCTGTGGTGAAGAATGTGGCCTGCAAGAACATTGAG GTAAAGAAGCTGGTGTATGTGTATCTAGTGCGCTATGCTGAGGAGCAGCAGGATTTGGCTCTGCTCTCCATCTCTACATTTCAGCGGGGACTCAAG GATCCTAATCAGCTGATTCGTGCGAGCGCTTTGCGTGTTCTCTCCAGTATCAGAGTCACTATCATTGTGCCCATTATGATGTTGGCCATTAAAGAGGCTGCCTCTGATATGTCTCCATATGTCCGCAAGACAGCCGCACATGCCATCCCCAAACTCTACAG CTTGGACCCTGAACAGAAAGACCAGCTTATTGAGGTCATTGAAAAGCTGCTTGCTGATAAAACCACT TTGGTAGCAGGCAGTGTAGTGATGGCATTTGAGGAAGTATGTCCGGAGCGGATTGATCTGATCCATAAGAACTACCGTAAGCTCTGCAATCTGCTGATTGATGTGGAGGAGTGGGGTCAGGTGGTTATCATCAACATGCTCACCCGCTATGCCAGAACCCAGTTTCTCAACCCTAACATTAAT GAGTCACTTTTggaagagggaggagaaaaggctttttatggttctgatgatgatgatgatgatgatgatgatgatgacgatgaagAGAAAAAAGCCGAGGCCGCTGCTCTGGCCAAGAGGAAGCCCTACGTTATGGACCCTGACCACCGACTGCTGCTCAGAAACACCAAACCCTTGCTACAAAGCCGCAATGCTGCG GTGGTGATGGCAGTGGCTCAGCTGTATTTCCATCTCGCTCCAAAAGCAGAGGTCGGCGTCATTGCCAAGGCTCTGGTGAGGCTGATGAGGAGCCACAG CGAAGTTCAGTATGTAGTTCTACAAAACGTTGCTACCATGACCATCAAAAGGAGG GGGATGTTCGAGCCATACTTGAAGAGCTTCTATATCCGGTCCACTGATCCCACACAGATCAAAATACTGAAG CTTGAAGTTTTAACAAATCTggcaaatgaaacaaacataTCAACAATTCTGAGAGAGTTTCAG ACCTATATCAAAAGCATGGATAAGGACTTTGTGGCAGCCACAATCCAGGCCATTGGCCGCTGTGCCACTAACATTGGGGAGGTCAGAGACACCTGCCTCAACGGTCTGGTACAACTCCTTTCAAACAGAGATG AGCTGGTAGTAGCTGAGTCTGTGGTGGTAATTAAGAAGCTCCTGCAGATGCAgccagagcagcacagtgacATCATCAAGCATATGGCCAAGCTCACAGACAACATACAG GTGCCGATGGCGAGAGCCAGCATCCTGTGGCTAATTGGCGAGTACTGTGAACATGTACCTAAAATTGCTCCTGATGTTCTGAGGAAGATGGCAAAGACATTCACCAATGAGGAGGACATTGTCAAGCTGCAGATAATCAACCTGGCTGCCAAACTCTACCTGACCAACTCCAAACAG ACTAAGCTCCTTACACAGTATGTGCTCAACTTGGCGAAATATGACCAGAACTATGACATCAGAGACCGGGCACGGTTCATCCGTCAGCTCATTGTCCCTACCGATAAGAGTGGAGCTCTAAGCAAATATGCCAAGAAACTTTTCCTTGCCCTCAAACCTGCACCTGTGCTGGAGTCTCCGTTTAAAG ACCGAGACCATTTCCAGCTGGGTTCGCTGTCTCACCTGCTGAATGCCAAAGCAGGCGGCTACCAGGAGCTGCCTGACTGGCCCGAGTCGGCACCTGACCCCTCCGTGCGCAACGTGGAG GTTATTAGGCTGCTCGAAAGAGTCACGACTCTAACCAGC GTTCCAGAATGGACTAAATGCACCAGCAGGAAAGAACGAAAGGAGAAGAAGGTAGAAAAGCCTTTCTACTCTGACTCGGAGGGAGAATCTGGACCCACAGAGTCAGCTGACAGTG AGTCGGACTCAGGTAGTGGGTCACAGAGTGGCAGTGAGGAGAGTGGCTCTGGttcagagagtgaagagagtgaGGAGGAATCGGAGtctgaggaggaagaggaagaggaggaagatgaagaggaagagagggcaaagaaaaagaagaaagtagACAAGAGCAAACCTAAGAAACCTGAGAGTGCTGAGAG TGATCAGAGCAGCGGAGAGGAGCAGAAGAGAATCCGAAAAGGAGGGAAGGACCGGAGAAGTGGCACTGAGTCAGAGAGTGAGGATGAGAGCGAGTCTGAGAGCAGTGAGTCCGAGTCAGAGTCTGAGGAAGAGTCCGAGTCAGACACAGACatcaagaagaagaagaag ACAGCTGCATCAAAGCCACCTCCAAAGCAGaccaaaaaagaaagcaagaaagagaccAAGGAAATGTCACTACTAGATCTGGATGACT TTGAGCCTACACCCTCACCTCAAGTGACCCCCGTCAACAGCTTCCTGTCCAACAGTCTGGTGACTGATCTAGAGGGCTTGTCACTGACGGACACGGTACTTGCCCCCACT acTATCGCCCCATCCAGCTCTGTGAGGCTGTATGAGCTGTTGCACCGGATCACGGGCGAGGGTCTAGCAGTGGAATACTGCTTCAGTAGACAGCCCTTTAGTCCTGACCCTCACATGGTGGCTGTGCAGATCCAGTTCACCAACAACACTACTTCTGAGGCAAAGAGCTTGCACATAGAAGAGCCCAAACTGCAGTCTGGCATGAGGATCAAGGAGTTTCCAGAAATTG AGGTGTTACCTGCAGGCGAGTCAGTTAATGTAGTAATGGGCATTGATTTCTGCGACTCCACACAAGCAGCCAACTTCCAGCTTTG CACTCATATCCGGAAGTTCTTTGTGTCGATTCAACCACCAGTGGGGGAACTGATGACGCCTGCCTTTCTGACAGAGAACGAGTTTAAGAAGGAGCAAG AGACACTATTACATG GTCAGCTGATGGGAATGAATGAGATCTCAGAGAAGCTAACCCTGGGGGAGAAGTGTCAGAGCGAACATGTCATCGTAGAAAGAGTCACCTCCACGGCTAACCTCAGCAGAGTACCCTGTGGTTCAGATAAAGAAAGCAG gtTTGCTGGGAAAACCGTCAGCAGCGGAAGCCTTGTGCTGGTCACTGTAACAAGGAAGGATGGAGCAGGAGCCCTGCTTACGGTGAACTGTGAAAAGATGGTGATCGGTACGATGCTCGTGAAGGACATCCTCCAAGCTCTGACGCAGTGA
- the LOC108432724 gene encoding AP-3 complex subunit beta-2 isoform X6, whose product MSTSSAFNDEKGGSSSAGEPEYGHDPASGGIFSSDYKRHDDLKEMLDSNKDSLKLEAMKRIVAMIARGKNASDLFPAVVKNVACKNIEVKKLVYVYLVRYAEEQQDLALLSISTFQRGLKDPNQLIRASALRVLSSIRVTIIVPIMMLAIKEAASDMSPYVRKTAAHAIPKLYSLDPEQKDQLIEVIEKLLADKTTLVAGSVVMAFEEVCPERIDLIHKNYRKLCNLLIDVEEWGQVVIINMLTRYARTQFLNPNINESLLEEGGEKAFYGSDDDDDDDDDDDDEEKKAEAAALAKRKPYVMDPDHRLLLRNTKPLLQSRNAAVVMAVAQLYFHLAPKAEVGVIAKALVRLMRSHSEVQYVVLQNVATMTIKRRGMFEPYLKSFYIRSTDPTQIKILKLEVLTNLANETNISTILREFQTYIKSMDKDFVAATIQAIGRCATNIGEVRDTCLNGLVQLLSNRDELVVAESVVVIKKLLQMQPEQHSDIIKHMAKLTDNIQVPMARASILWLIGEYCEHVPKIAPDVLRKMAKTFTNEEDIVKLQIINLAAKLYLTNSKQTKLLTQYVLNLAKYDQNYDIRDRARFIRQLIVPTDKSGALSKYAKKLFLALKPAPVLESPFKDRDHFQLGSLSHLLNAKAGGYQELPDWPESAPDPSVRNVEVKDSVPEWTKCTSRKERKEKKVEKPFYSDSEGESGPTESADSESDSGSGSQSGSEESGSGSESEESEEESESEEEEEEEEDEEEERAKKKKKVDKSKPKKPESAESDQSSGEEQKRIRKGGKDRRSGTESESEDESESESSESESESEEESESDTDIKKKKKTAASKPPPKQTKKESKKETKEMSLLDLDDFEPTPSPQVTPVNSFLSNSLVTDLEGLSLTDTVLAPTTIAPSSSVRLYELLHRITGEGLAVEYCFSRQPFSPDPHMVAVQIQFTNNTTSEAKSLHIEEPKLQSGMRIKEFPEIEVLPAGESVNVVMGIDFCDSTQAANFQLCTHIRKFFVSIQPPVGELMTPAFLTENEFKKEQETLLHGQLMGMNEISEKLTLGEKCQSEHVIVERVTSTANLSRVPCGSDKESRFAGKTVSSGSLVLVTVTRKDGAGALLTVNCEKMVIGTMLVKDILQALTQ is encoded by the exons ATGATTGCAAGAGGGAAAAATGCATCTGATCTCTTTCCTGCTGTGGTGAAGAATGTGGCCTGCAAGAACATTGAG GTAAAGAAGCTGGTGTATGTGTATCTAGTGCGCTATGCTGAGGAGCAGCAGGATTTGGCTCTGCTCTCCATCTCTACATTTCAGCGGGGACTCAAG GATCCTAATCAGCTGATTCGTGCGAGCGCTTTGCGTGTTCTCTCCAGTATCAGAGTCACTATCATTGTGCCCATTATGATGTTGGCCATTAAAGAGGCTGCCTCTGATATGTCTCCATATGTCCGCAAGACAGCCGCACATGCCATCCCCAAACTCTACAG CTTGGACCCTGAACAGAAAGACCAGCTTATTGAGGTCATTGAAAAGCTGCTTGCTGATAAAACCACT TTGGTAGCAGGCAGTGTAGTGATGGCATTTGAGGAAGTATGTCCGGAGCGGATTGATCTGATCCATAAGAACTACCGTAAGCTCTGCAATCTGCTGATTGATGTGGAGGAGTGGGGTCAGGTGGTTATCATCAACATGCTCACCCGCTATGCCAGAACCCAGTTTCTCAACCCTAACATTAAT GAGTCACTTTTggaagagggaggagaaaaggctttttatggttctgatgatgatgatgatgatgatgatgatgatgacgatgaagAGAAAAAAGCCGAGGCCGCTGCTCTGGCCAAGAGGAAGCCCTACGTTATGGACCCTGACCACCGACTGCTGCTCAGAAACACCAAACCCTTGCTACAAAGCCGCAATGCTGCG GTGGTGATGGCAGTGGCTCAGCTGTATTTCCATCTCGCTCCAAAAGCAGAGGTCGGCGTCATTGCCAAGGCTCTGGTGAGGCTGATGAGGAGCCACAG CGAAGTTCAGTATGTAGTTCTACAAAACGTTGCTACCATGACCATCAAAAGGAGG GGGATGTTCGAGCCATACTTGAAGAGCTTCTATATCCGGTCCACTGATCCCACACAGATCAAAATACTGAAG CTTGAAGTTTTAACAAATCTggcaaatgaaacaaacataTCAACAATTCTGAGAGAGTTTCAG ACCTATATCAAAAGCATGGATAAGGACTTTGTGGCAGCCACAATCCAGGCCATTGGCCGCTGTGCCACTAACATTGGGGAGGTCAGAGACACCTGCCTCAACGGTCTGGTACAACTCCTTTCAAACAGAGATG AGCTGGTAGTAGCTGAGTCTGTGGTGGTAATTAAGAAGCTCCTGCAGATGCAgccagagcagcacagtgacATCATCAAGCATATGGCCAAGCTCACAGACAACATACAG GTGCCGATGGCGAGAGCCAGCATCCTGTGGCTAATTGGCGAGTACTGTGAACATGTACCTAAAATTGCTCCTGATGTTCTGAGGAAGATGGCAAAGACATTCACCAATGAGGAGGACATTGTCAAGCTGCAGATAATCAACCTGGCTGCCAAACTCTACCTGACCAACTCCAAACAG ACTAAGCTCCTTACACAGTATGTGCTCAACTTGGCGAAATATGACCAGAACTATGACATCAGAGACCGGGCACGGTTCATCCGTCAGCTCATTGTCCCTACCGATAAGAGTGGAGCTCTAAGCAAATATGCCAAGAAACTTTTCCTTGCCCTCAAACCTGCACCTGTGCTGGAGTCTCCGTTTAAAG ACCGAGACCATTTCCAGCTGGGTTCGCTGTCTCACCTGCTGAATGCCAAAGCAGGCGGCTACCAGGAGCTGCCTGACTGGCCCGAGTCGGCACCTGACCCCTCCGTGCGCAACGTGGAGGTGAAGGATTCT GTTCCAGAATGGACTAAATGCACCAGCAGGAAAGAACGAAAGGAGAAGAAGGTAGAAAAGCCTTTCTACTCTGACTCGGAGGGAGAATCTGGACCCACAGAGTCAGCTGACAGTG AGTCGGACTCAGGTAGTGGGTCACAGAGTGGCAGTGAGGAGAGTGGCTCTGGttcagagagtgaagagagtgaGGAGGAATCGGAGtctgaggaggaagaggaagaggaggaagatgaagaggaagagagggcaaagaaaaagaagaaagtagACAAGAGCAAACCTAAGAAACCTGAGAGTGCTGAGAG TGATCAGAGCAGCGGAGAGGAGCAGAAGAGAATCCGAAAAGGAGGGAAGGACCGGAGAAGTGGCACTGAGTCAGAGAGTGAGGATGAGAGCGAGTCTGAGAGCAGTGAGTCCGAGTCAGAGTCTGAGGAAGAGTCCGAGTCAGACACAGACatcaagaagaagaagaag ACAGCTGCATCAAAGCCACCTCCAAAGCAGaccaaaaaagaaagcaagaaagagaccAAGGAAATGTCACTACTAGATCTGGATGACT TTGAGCCTACACCCTCACCTCAAGTGACCCCCGTCAACAGCTTCCTGTCCAACAGTCTGGTGACTGATCTAGAGGGCTTGTCACTGACGGACACGGTACTTGCCCCCACT acTATCGCCCCATCCAGCTCTGTGAGGCTGTATGAGCTGTTGCACCGGATCACGGGCGAGGGTCTAGCAGTGGAATACTGCTTCAGTAGACAGCCCTTTAGTCCTGACCCTCACATGGTGGCTGTGCAGATCCAGTTCACCAACAACACTACTTCTGAGGCAAAGAGCTTGCACATAGAAGAGCCCAAACTGCAGTCTGGCATGAGGATCAAGGAGTTTCCAGAAATTG AGGTGTTACCTGCAGGCGAGTCAGTTAATGTAGTAATGGGCATTGATTTCTGCGACTCCACACAAGCAGCCAACTTCCAGCTTTG CACTCATATCCGGAAGTTCTTTGTGTCGATTCAACCACCAGTGGGGGAACTGATGACGCCTGCCTTTCTGACAGAGAACGAGTTTAAGAAGGAGCAAG AGACACTATTACATG GTCAGCTGATGGGAATGAATGAGATCTCAGAGAAGCTAACCCTGGGGGAGAAGTGTCAGAGCGAACATGTCATCGTAGAAAGAGTCACCTCCACGGCTAACCTCAGCAGAGTACCCTGTGGTTCAGATAAAGAAAGCAG gtTTGCTGGGAAAACCGTCAGCAGCGGAAGCCTTGTGCTGGTCACTGTAACAAGGAAGGATGGAGCAGGAGCCCTGCTTACGGTGAACTGTGAAAAGATGGTGATCGGTACGATGCTCGTGAAGGACATCCTCCAAGCTCTGACGCAGTGA